A genomic segment from Anabas testudineus chromosome 6, fAnaTes1.2, whole genome shotgun sequence encodes:
- the LOC113165274 gene encoding cAMP-regulated phosphoprotein 19-like, translated as MSEEVEETRTAEEQQEMEDKVVSPEKAEEAKLKARYPNLGAKPGGSDFLRKRLQKGQKYFDSGDYNMAKAKMKNKQLPSAPTEKTEITGGHIPTPQDLPQRKTSIVTSKLAG; from the exons ATGTCTGAGGAGGTTGAAGAGACAAGGACTGCGGAAGAACAGCAG GAAATGGAGGACAAAGTAGTCAGTCcagagaaagcagaggaggcCAAACTGAAGGCCAGGTATCCTAACCTTGGAGCCAAGCCTGGAGGCTCAGACTTTCTCAGGAAAAGGCTTCAGAAGGGG CAAAAATATTTTGACTCTGGAGACTACAACATGGCCaaggcaaaaatgaaaaataaacagttgcCATCAGCCCCAACGGAGAAGACTGAGATCACAGGAGGACACATCccaacacctcaggacctgcCTCAAAGAAAGACGTCAATTGTGACCAGCAAACTGGCTGgttga